Proteins encoded together in one Terriglobus sp. TAA 43 window:
- a CDS encoding thymidine phosphorylase: MSIHPIDVILHKRDGHELSDAEIRGFIAGVVDESITPARIASLLMAIFQRGLSPRELATLTDAMRRSGEVFDSAFLNKFTVDKHSTGGVGDKSSLLIAPIVAAAGLADPMISGRSLGHTGGTLDKLETIPGFNTQLSLKQFGEIIQQCGFSMIGQTKNLVPADRILYALRDHTGTVESPYLITASIMSKKLAEGLNGLVLDVKTGSGAFMKKYEDSEHLARLMVNTGEGNGTRTVALLTTMDEPLGRFSGNWIEVWECIDIMKGVHHPMYADLIELSVTLSGWMLYLGGVSSTPEEGKTKSLALLNDGSAYKKWIEMTKLQGGDIKPFDDPAAFHQPKATRILKAESDGYLASMDCTQVGWAVQRLGAGREKPGDPVSAHAGIEMHAKIGDRIIKGQPLVTLFTENEELLDTPEQMLRETIQIKQELPVKQPLIRQVIVADQQH, from the coding sequence ATGAGCATTCATCCCATCGACGTCATCCTGCACAAACGCGACGGCCACGAACTTTCCGACGCTGAAATCCGCGGCTTCATCGCAGGCGTCGTCGACGAATCCATCACACCCGCGCGCATCGCATCGTTGCTCATGGCCATCTTTCAGCGAGGCCTCAGCCCGCGCGAACTCGCCACACTCACTGACGCAATGCGCCGCAGCGGCGAAGTCTTTGACTCCGCATTCCTCAACAAGTTCACAGTGGATAAGCACTCCACCGGCGGCGTCGGCGACAAGAGTTCCTTGCTCATCGCACCCATTGTCGCCGCAGCGGGCCTCGCCGATCCCATGATCAGCGGCCGCTCCCTCGGTCACACCGGCGGCACACTCGACAAGCTCGAAACCATCCCGGGTTTCAACACACAACTCTCACTCAAACAGTTCGGCGAAATCATCCAGCAATGCGGCTTCAGCATGATCGGACAAACCAAAAACCTCGTCCCCGCCGACCGCATTCTCTACGCACTTCGCGACCACACCGGCACCGTGGAATCGCCATATCTCATCACCGCCAGCATCATGAGCAAAAAGCTCGCGGAAGGCCTCAACGGTCTCGTGCTCGACGTGAAAACAGGCAGCGGCGCATTCATGAAAAAGTACGAGGACAGCGAACACCTCGCGCGCCTCATGGTCAACACCGGCGAAGGCAACGGCACACGCACCGTCGCCCTGCTCACCACCATGGACGAGCCGCTCGGCCGCTTCTCCGGCAATTGGATTGAAGTGTGGGAATGCATCGACATCATGAAGGGCGTCCATCACCCCATGTATGCCGACCTCATCGAACTCTCCGTCACTCTCTCCGGATGGATGCTCTATCTCGGCGGCGTCAGCAGCACTCCGGAAGAAGGCAAGACAAAATCCCTCGCACTACTCAACGATGGCTCTGCATACAAAAAATGGATTGAGATGACAAAGCTGCAAGGCGGCGACATCAAGCCCTTCGACGATCCAGCGGCCTTCCACCAACCAAAGGCCACGCGCATCCTCAAAGCAGAATCTGACGGCTATCTCGCCAGCATGGATTGCACGCAAGTTGGATGGGCCGTGCAACGCCTCGGTGCAGGCCGCGAAAAACCCGGCGACCCAGTCTCGGCCCACGCAGGCATTGAGATGCACGCAAAGATCGGCGACCGCATCATCAAGGGCCAACCGCTCGTCACGTTGTTTACAGAAAACGAGGAATTACTCGACACGCCGGAACAGATGTTGCGAGAGACCATTCAGATCAAGCAAGAACTTCCAGTAAAGCAGCCACTCATTCGCCAGGTTATCGTTGCAGACCAACAGCACTAA
- a CDS encoding cytidine deaminase has protein sequence MSLENKSATLDESRIRSLREQAVHAAKNAYAPYSHFHVGAALLLEDGQIITGCNVENASYRLTTCAEQAAIARAVVERGPHIRIVAVAIANEDATIACQPCGACRQTIAEFADPTCRIFFPAEHGKPGECTLADLLPASFNAQSLQQAASK, from the coding sequence ATGTCGCTGGAAAACAAATCCGCAACCCTCGACGAAAGCCGCATCCGCAGCCTGCGCGAACAGGCCGTCCACGCCGCAAAAAACGCCTACGCACCCTACAGCCACTTCCACGTCGGCGCCGCCCTTCTGCTTGAAGACGGCCAAATCATCACCGGCTGCAACGTCGAAAACGCCAGCTACCGCCTCACCACCTGCGCGGAACAGGCAGCCATCGCGCGTGCCGTCGTCGAACGCGGCCCCCACATTCGCATCGTCGCCGTTGCCATCGCGAATGAAGACGCCACCATCGCATGCCAGCCCTGCGGTGCCTGCCGTCAAACCATCGCAGAGTTCGCCGATCCCACCTGCCGCATCTTCTTCCCCGCAGAGCACGGCAAGCCTGGCGAATGCACCCTGGCTGACCTTCTTCCCGCATCCTTCAACGCACAAAGCCTGCAGCAAGCAGCATCCAAGTAA